The Calliphora vicina chromosome 3, idCalVici1.1, whole genome shotgun sequence genome contains a region encoding:
- the Cpsf5 gene encoding cleavage and polyadenylation specificity factor subunit 5, producing MATQVTNKSGTGWPRRSSQGQMDNGTQKFNANQSLTINRTINLYPLTNYTFGTKEPLFEKDPSVPSRFQRMREEFDRIGMRRSVEGVLLVHEHGLPHVLLLQLGTTFFKLPGGELNAGEDEVEGLKRLLTETLGRQDGVKQEWIVEDTIGNWWRPNFEPPQYPYIPPHITKPKEHKRLFLVQLHEKALFAVPKNYKLVAAPLFELYDNSQGYGPIISSLPQALCRFNFIYM from the exons ATGGCGACGCAAGTAACAAACAAATCTGGAACTGGCTGGCCACGCCGCAGCAGCCAAGGGCAAATGGATAATGGTACACAGAAATTTAATGCCAACCAATCGTTGACGATAAATAGGACAATAAATTT ATATCCACTTACAAATTACACCTTCGGAACTAAAGAACCATTATTTGAAAAAGATCCTTCAGTACCTTCCCGTTTCCAGCGCATGCGTGAAGAATTTGATCGTATCGGTATGAGACGTTCCGTCGAAGGTGTTCTTTTAGTGCATGAGCACGGTTTGCCACATGTTTTACTGCTACAACTTGGCACCACATTTTTCAAACTACCTGGAGGTGAACTTAATGCTGGCGAAGATGAAGTTGAGGGACTCAAACGTCTACTAACTGAA aCTTTAGGCCGTCAAGATGGTGTTAAGCAAGAGTGGATCGTTGAAGATACTATTGGAAATTGGTGGCGGCCGAACTTTGAACCACCGCAATATCCCTACATACCACCGCATATAACAAAACCTAAGGAACACAAACGTTTGTTTTTAGTACAACTACATGAAAAGg CTTTGTTTGCTGTACCGAAAAATTACAAACTGGTAGCGGCGCCTCTGTTTGAACTCTATGATAATTCACAGGGATATGGTCCAATAATTTCTTCGCTTCCACAAGCGTTATGCAG GTTTAACTTCATCTATATGTGA